In one Mycobacterium sp. NBC_00419 genomic region, the following are encoded:
- a CDS encoding alpha/beta hydrolase, which translates to MATPGVVREFVGVASPTARRAGAGGHPCQGLYHRGVGRKPKVAIIATHYQIDFSEHYLADYIATRGIGFLGWNTRFRGFESSFLLDHALVDIGVGVRWLRDVQGVETVVLLGNSGGGSLMAAYQSQAVEPNVTPLEGMRPAAGLGELPAADGYVASAAHPGRPEVLTAWMDGAVLDENDPVATDPELDLFDERNGPPFSAEFVARYRAAQVARNHAITDWAGTELKRVQAAGFSDRPFTVMRTWADPRMVDPTIEPTKRQPNLCYAGVPVKANRSAHGIAAACTLRNWLGMWSLETAQTRAEPHLARISCPALVINAEQDTGVFPSDATRIFDALASTDKTRVSVDTDHYFTTPGARSEQADTIARWIAKRWH; encoded by the coding sequence ATGGCAACGCCGGGAGTCGTTCGTGAGTTCGTCGGCGTCGCGTCGCCGACCGCCCGCCGGGCCGGCGCGGGCGGGCACCCCTGCCAGGGCCTCTACCACCGCGGCGTGGGACGCAAGCCGAAAGTGGCGATCATCGCCACGCACTACCAAATCGACTTCTCCGAGCACTACCTCGCCGACTACATCGCCACCCGCGGCATCGGCTTCCTGGGCTGGAACACCCGATTCCGCGGCTTCGAGAGCAGCTTCCTGCTCGACCACGCGCTGGTCGACATCGGTGTCGGTGTGCGTTGGCTTCGCGACGTCCAGGGCGTGGAAACGGTTGTTCTGCTGGGTAATTCGGGAGGCGGTTCACTGATGGCCGCATACCAGTCCCAAGCCGTCGAGCCCAATGTGACGCCGCTGGAGGGTATGCGGCCCGCAGCGGGGCTGGGCGAACTGCCCGCCGCCGACGGCTACGTCGCCAGCGCGGCCCATCCCGGACGTCCCGAGGTGCTGACCGCCTGGATGGACGGGGCGGTGCTCGACGAGAACGACCCGGTGGCCACCGATCCCGAGCTTGATCTATTCGACGAACGCAACGGTCCCCCGTTCTCCGCCGAGTTCGTCGCGCGCTACCGCGCTGCTCAGGTGGCCCGCAACCACGCGATCACCGACTGGGCCGGCACCGAACTCAAGCGCGTGCAGGCGGCGGGATTCTCCGACCGGCCGTTCACCGTCATGCGCACCTGGGCCGACCCCCGGATGGTGGACCCGACCATCGAACCCACCAAACGTCAGCCCAACCTCTGCTACGCCGGGGTGCCGGTCAAGGCCAACCGCTCAGCACACGGCATCGCCGCGGCGTGCACGCTGCGCAACTGGCTGGGCATGTGGAGCCTCGAGACCGCCCAGACCCGCGCCGAGCCGCACCTGGCCCGCATCAGCTGCCCGGCACTGGTGATCAACGCCGAACAGGACACCGGGGTGTTCCCGTCCGACGCCACCCGGATCTTCGACGCGCTCGCCAGCACCGACAAAACCCGGGTTTCCGTCGACACCGACCACTACTTCACCACGCCGGGGGCACGCAGCGAACAGGCCGATACCATTGCCAGATGGATCGCCAAGCGGTGGCACTGA